One stretch of Streptomyces sp. NBC_00443 DNA includes these proteins:
- a CDS encoding PaaI family thioesterase — MGEQQHVKFPQEVIDEYAALGVDLPALFSAGHLGTRMGVQIVEASAERVVGTMPVEGNTQPYGLLHGGASAVLAETLGSVGSMLHAGSSKIAVGVDLNCTHHRGARAGLVTGVATPLHRGRSTATYEIVISDEAGRRVCSARLTCLLRDVNPSDGEQLRAMG; from the coding sequence ATGGGCGAGCAGCAGCATGTGAAGTTCCCGCAAGAGGTCATCGACGAGTACGCCGCGCTCGGCGTCGACCTGCCGGCCCTGTTCTCCGCCGGGCACCTCGGGACGCGCATGGGTGTCCAGATCGTGGAAGCGTCCGCCGAGCGGGTCGTGGGGACCATGCCGGTGGAGGGGAACACCCAGCCGTACGGGCTGCTGCACGGCGGCGCGTCCGCGGTGCTCGCCGAGACGCTCGGGTCGGTGGGCTCGATGCTGCACGCCGGCAGCTCCAAGATCGCGGTCGGCGTCGACCTGAACTGCACCCACCACCGTGGCGCCCGTGCCGGCCTCGTCACCGGCGTGGCCACGCCCCTGCACCGGGGCCGCTCGACGGCAACGTACGAGATCGTGATCAGCGACGAGGCCGGGCGGCGTGTCTGCAGCGCCCGGCTGACCTGCCTGCTGCGTGACGTGAACCCGAGCGACGGCGAACAGCTCCGGGCGATGGGCTGA